In a genomic window of Sulfurisphaera tokodaii str. 7:
- a CDS encoding digeranylgeranylglycerophospholipid reductase has protein sequence MKELKYDVLIIGGGFAGASTAFHLAGKGLKVLLVDSKPWNRIGDKPCGDAVSKAHFDRLGMPYPKGEELENKISGIKLYSPDMKTVWTVNGEGFELNAPLYNQRILREAESKGVEIWDQTTAMKPFFENGFVKGAVLYNRRSNEEVAVYSKVLVDATGYSRSVRSKLPQELPIAEDLDEKDADIAYREVLLTRDDIEDHDYLRIFVTQKASPGGYWWYFPKGKNKVNVGLGIQGGMGYPSVHVFYQKYLDSYAPDVDKSRLLVKGGALVPTRRPLYTMVWNGIIAVGDSAYTVNPVHGGGKGSAMISGYCAAKTILNAFEKGDFSAQGLWDMNICYINEYGAKQASLDIFRRFLQKLSDDDINYGMNKKVLKEEDLLEASEKGDLHLSVAEKAMRIIAGLGRPSLLMKLKTVAEYMKNIKQLYYNYPRSPSGLQIWKTQVDSLISEFNMNISK, from the coding sequence TTGAAGGAGTTAAAATATGATGTACTCATTATTGGAGGAGGTTTTGCCGGAGCATCAACAGCTTTTCATTTGGCTGGAAAAGGATTAAAAGTGCTATTAGTTGATAGCAAACCGTGGAATAGAATTGGAGATAAACCATGTGGTGATGCAGTAAGTAAGGCGCATTTCGATAGGCTTGGAATGCCTTATCCTAAAGGTGAAGAATTAGAGAATAAGATTAGCGGTATAAAACTGTATAGTCCAGATATGAAAACTGTATGGACTGTAAATGGAGAAGGATTTGAGCTAAATGCTCCTCTTTATAATCAACGAATACTTAGAGAAGCTGAGAGTAAAGGCGTAGAAATATGGGATCAAACTACTGCGATGAAACCATTCTTTGAAAACGGCTTTGTTAAAGGTGCAGTATTATATAATAGAAGAAGCAATGAAGAAGTTGCTGTATATTCGAAAGTTTTAGTTGATGCAACGGGATATTCAAGAAGTGTAAGAAGCAAATTACCGCAAGAATTACCTATTGCAGAAGATCTAGATGAAAAAGATGCTGATATTGCGTATAGAGAGGTATTATTAACTAGAGATGACATTGAAGATCACGATTACCTGAGAATTTTCGTTACACAGAAAGCTTCTCCTGGCGGATACTGGTGGTATTTTCCTAAAGGCAAGAATAAAGTTAATGTAGGACTAGGTATTCAAGGGGGAATGGGTTATCCTAGTGTTCATGTCTTTTACCAAAAATATTTAGACTCATATGCCCCGGATGTTGACAAATCAAGGCTTTTAGTTAAAGGAGGGGCTTTAGTTCCAACAAGAAGACCATTATATACAATGGTGTGGAATGGTATTATAGCTGTTGGAGATTCTGCATATACTGTAAATCCAGTTCACGGAGGAGGGAAGGGTTCAGCCATGATATCCGGTTATTGTGCAGCTAAAACTATACTTAATGCTTTTGAAAAAGGTGACTTTTCAGCTCAAGGATTATGGGATATGAATATATGTTATATAAATGAATATGGAGCAAAACAAGCTAGCCTTGATATATTTAGAAGATTTTTACAGAAACTCAGTGATGATGATATAAACTATGGAATGAACAAGAAAGTTCTAAAAGAGGAGGATTTACTTGAAGCAAGTGAAAAAGGTGATCTTCACTTATCAGTAGCGGAAAAAGCTATGAGGATAATTGCAGGATTAGGTAGACCTTCTCTATTAATGAAATTAAAAACAGTAGCAGAATACATGAAAAATATTAAGCAATTATATTATAATTATCCTAGATCCCCATCTGGCTTACAAATATGGAAAACTCAAGTTGATAGTTTAATCTCAGAATTTAATATGAACATTAGTAAGTAA
- a CDS encoding DUF2070 family protein, with the protein MDSEAITRKYYSKLKSLPDMKILSGLATFESAIVIIRSIEIGLLYLVSFIIYFALLSILFITEKKLIFFFIDLTAFFYIIFSYIIIGYYYYALTLFSPLIGYTLLPRTSELKSSLIILAINFASIAFHITYLNVIYIVMISLVFYYYIHLINKKGEKITGIKSLQILRPFLANIIKKDSKQLEKFLQDISIKSTIHIGIFKVNNIYFVLPKIHYGISGDIGSSKFIYQLESENPNNLIFHGPGSHEIDLATSTQSKAIAKLISDEEKKADNWVSLKFYGIKEWTCGEFSGVTLDFGDKSLSFVQRPNYGIDDLPLKLWNFIVNSGNYIVDCHNEYLERELPSNTDSCITNGILKSIKEKGEEKPFIVGYAEDKVKDCEGLCDNRIRVTYISDGEKDLSIIYIYSNNADPNLTVKIREKLKGVVNYPILVTPDDHSCTGTVFGDLYIPAQPCEQLVEKALELTLKAKSQALKTTISFKGIEIKGVKILGSIISLMVNALEEVGGYTMKTFWIPLVTPFILTIIFILLTNVHIKF; encoded by the coding sequence GTGGATTCTGAAGCTATTACGAGAAAGTACTACTCTAAATTAAAAAGCTTACCAGACATGAAGATTCTCTCAGGACTTGCAACGTTTGAATCAGCTATAGTAATAATAAGAAGCATAGAAATAGGATTGTTATATTTAGTATCATTTATAATATACTTTGCATTATTATCAATATTATTCATAACTGAAAAAAAGTTAATTTTCTTTTTCATAGATTTGACTGCATTCTTCTATATTATATTTTCTTATATAATTATAGGGTATTATTATTACGCATTAACTCTTTTCTCGCCACTCATAGGTTATACATTATTACCAAGAACAAGCGAATTAAAATCATCACTTATTATACTAGCAATAAATTTTGCATCAATAGCATTTCACATAACTTATCTTAACGTTATATATATAGTAATGATCTCCTTGGTTTTTTACTATTACATTCACTTAATTAATAAGAAAGGCGAAAAAATAACTGGGATTAAATCACTACAAATTCTAAGACCTTTTTTGGCCAACATAATAAAAAAAGATTCTAAGCAATTAGAAAAGTTCTTGCAGGATATATCAATTAAATCAACCATTCATATAGGTATCTTCAAAGTGAATAATATCTATTTTGTTTTACCAAAAATTCATTATGGCATCTCTGGAGATATAGGAAGTAGCAAATTTATCTATCAACTAGAGTCAGAGAATCCAAATAACTTAATTTTCCATGGCCCAGGAAGTCATGAGATAGATTTAGCAACATCAACACAATCTAAAGCCATAGCTAAATTAATTTCAGATGAGGAGAAAAAAGCTGATAATTGGGTTTCTCTTAAATTCTACGGTATAAAAGAATGGACCTGTGGTGAATTTTCTGGCGTCACTCTAGATTTTGGTGATAAAAGCTTATCATTCGTACAAAGACCTAACTACGGTATTGATGACCTACCCTTAAAACTGTGGAATTTTATAGTAAATTCTGGAAATTATATAGTTGATTGCCATAACGAATACCTAGAGAGAGAATTACCTTCTAATACTGATTCATGTATAACTAATGGTATACTAAAAAGTATAAAAGAAAAAGGAGAAGAAAAGCCTTTTATTGTAGGGTATGCTGAAGATAAGGTCAAAGACTGTGAAGGTTTATGCGATAACAGAATTAGAGTTACTTACATATCTGATGGAGAGAAAGATCTTAGCATAATTTATATTTACTCAAACAATGCTGATCCGAATCTGACCGTAAAAATCAGAGAAAAACTGAAAGGTGTAGTTAACTATCCCATACTTGTAACGCCAGATGATCATAGTTGTACTGGTACAGTTTTTGGAGATCTTTACATCCCAGCCCAACCATGTGAGCAATTAGTGGAAAAAGCGCTTGAATTAACATTAAAAGCCAAAAGCCAAGCATTAAAAACCACTATATCTTTTAAAGGAATAGAAATAAAAGGGGTTAAAATACTAGGATCAATTATATCATTAATGGTAAATGCACTAGAAGAAGTAGGAGGGTATACAATGAAAACATTTTGGATTCCTTTAGTTACACCTTTTATCCTTACTATAATTTTTATTTTACTTACTAATGTTCATATTAAATTCTGA
- a CDS encoding HAD-IIA family hydrolase yields the protein MLLDDYELIISDVDGVLVREGEPIWSNIVAIKKIIERGKKVLLITNNSGFSRVILSRQLNYLGVKIEPKDIITSGTAAAIYLKERTNVKTVFVVGEEGLIEELKNFNFRIISSNEVEEEIPDAVVLGLDRLSTYEKLSTAMRCIYKGSKFIVTNMDRLWPSKDGLKLGAGALASAIIYALQREPDFIAGKPNTWIIEIALKLSGINNLNKAVIIGDQLETDIKMGINAGIDTILVLTGISSIKDIERTNIKPKFVVNSLNEIVK from the coding sequence ATGTTATTGGATGATTATGAACTTATAATAAGTGATGTAGATGGAGTCTTGGTCAGAGAAGGAGAACCTATATGGAGTAATATTGTAGCAATCAAGAAAATTATAGAAAGAGGTAAAAAAGTATTATTAATTACTAATAATTCTGGTTTTAGTAGGGTAATTTTATCTAGACAATTAAATTATTTAGGAGTAAAGATAGAGCCTAAAGACATTATAACTAGTGGAACTGCAGCAGCAATTTATCTTAAGGAAAGGACTAATGTGAAAACTGTTTTTGTTGTGGGTGAAGAAGGACTAATCGAGGAATTAAAAAATTTTAATTTTAGAATAATTAGCTCAAATGAAGTAGAAGAGGAAATACCAGACGCAGTAGTTTTAGGTCTAGACAGATTAAGTACATACGAAAAATTATCTACAGCAATGAGGTGTATTTACAAAGGTTCTAAGTTTATAGTTACAAATATGGATAGGCTTTGGCCTTCTAAGGATGGTTTAAAATTAGGAGCCGGTGCATTAGCGTCTGCTATAATTTATGCACTTCAGCGAGAGCCTGACTTTATAGCCGGTAAACCAAATACTTGGATTATAGAAATAGCATTGAAATTATCTGGCATAAATAATTTGAATAAAGCTGTTATAATTGGTGATCAATTAGAGACTGATATAAAAATGGGTATTAATGCTGGTATAGATACAATTTTGGTTTTAACTGGTATATCTTCGATAAAAGATATTGAGAGAACAAATATTAAACCTAAGTTTGTAGTAAACTCTCTAAATGAAATTGTGAAATAA
- a CDS encoding succinate dehydrogenase flavoprotein subunit codes for MEKVSYDVVIVGAGLAGLMAAHEIASAGYNVAVISKVFPTRSHSAAAEGGIAAYIQGNSDPNDNPDYMAYDTIKGGDYLVDQDAAELLAYKSGEIVMLLERWGTLFNRQPDGRVAVRYFGGQTYPRTRFVGDKTGMALLHTVYERTSGLGSVDFYFEWFAWELVRDENRVRGIIAFDMRNMVPVFFKAKAVVIASGGMGMLYRHSTNSYINTGDGYAMALRARVALKDPEFVQFHPTALYPSDILISEAARGEGAVLRNVKGERFMARYAPKKLDLAPRDIVSRAILTEVKEGRGFPGGYVGLDLTHLGEDYIKERLALAYEAAKSFAGLDATKEMIPVRPAQHYYMGGIDVDITGRNPDLIGLFAAGEAACVSVHGANRLGSNSLLETLVFGRETGRAVVEFLKSYTEPSSDIDKEAEKMIDSAYDVVKSESGIHFGEILEKLRDTMWDYVGVFRDENGLKTALSEIMKLREDMKKMYVLDKSKVYNTEFYNALELKNMLDLALVIATSALNRKESRGAHYRLDFPERDDQNWLKHTIAYLRGNSVEITYKPVKMTKWKPEARVY; via the coding sequence GTGGAGAAAGTTTCATACGATGTTGTAATCGTAGGAGCTGGGTTAGCTGGATTAATGGCAGCACACGAGATAGCTTCAGCAGGTTATAACGTAGCAGTAATCTCTAAAGTATTCCCTACCAGATCACATTCAGCGGCTGCTGAAGGAGGAATTGCGGCCTACATTCAAGGCAATTCAGATCCAAATGATAATCCAGATTATATGGCTTATGATACTATCAAAGGAGGCGATTATTTAGTCGATCAAGATGCTGCTGAACTCTTAGCATATAAGTCTGGAGAGATAGTGATGCTTCTAGAAAGATGGGGAACTTTATTTAATAGGCAACCAGATGGACGAGTTGCTGTGAGATATTTTGGTGGGCAAACTTATCCTAGAACTAGATTTGTTGGAGATAAGACTGGAATGGCACTATTGCATACAGTATATGAAAGAACTTCTGGTTTAGGTAGTGTAGATTTCTATTTTGAATGGTTTGCATGGGAATTAGTTAGAGATGAGAACAGGGTTAGAGGTATTATAGCTTTTGATATGAGGAATATGGTTCCAGTATTTTTCAAAGCAAAAGCTGTTGTGATAGCTTCCGGAGGTATGGGAATGTTATATAGGCATTCAACCAATAGTTATATCAATACTGGTGACGGTTATGCTATGGCATTAAGAGCAAGGGTCGCATTAAAAGATCCAGAATTTGTTCAATTCCATCCTACAGCATTGTATCCCTCAGATATCTTAATTAGTGAAGCTGCAAGAGGTGAGGGGGCAGTACTAAGAAACGTTAAAGGAGAAAGATTTATGGCAAGATACGCCCCTAAAAAACTGGATCTTGCCCCCAGGGATATAGTTTCTAGAGCAATACTTACTGAAGTAAAAGAAGGAAGAGGATTTCCGGGAGGGTATGTAGGCTTAGATCTTACTCATTTAGGTGAGGATTATATTAAGGAGAGATTAGCCCTAGCTTATGAAGCAGCAAAGAGCTTTGCAGGGTTAGATGCAACCAAAGAGATGATTCCAGTAAGGCCTGCTCAACATTATTATATGGGAGGTATTGATGTAGATATAACTGGTAGAAATCCAGATTTGATAGGATTATTTGCAGCAGGAGAAGCAGCATGTGTTTCAGTACATGGTGCCAACAGATTAGGTTCTAACTCTTTGTTAGAAACTTTAGTATTTGGTAGAGAAACAGGAAGGGCTGTAGTCGAATTTCTTAAAAGTTACACTGAACCTTCTTCCGATATTGATAAAGAAGCTGAAAAAATGATTGACTCAGCTTATGACGTAGTAAAAAGTGAAAGCGGTATTCATTTTGGAGAAATATTAGAAAAATTGAGAGATACTATGTGGGATTACGTTGGTGTGTTTAGGGATGAAAATGGATTAAAAACTGCTCTTTCAGAAATTATGAAACTAAGAGAAGATATGAAAAAAATGTATGTATTAGATAAGAGTAAGGTCTATAACACAGAATTTTATAATGCTCTTGAGCTTAAGAACATGTTAGATCTAGCCCTTGTAATAGCTACTTCTGCTTTAAACAGAAAAGAATCAAGAGGAGCCCACTATAGGTTAGATTTCCCAGAAAGAGATGATCAGAACTGGCTCAAACATACGATAGCATATCTGAGAGGTAATAGTGTAGAGATTACATATAAACCTGTAAAAATGACAAAATGGAAACCAGAAGCTAGGGTGTATTAA
- a CDS encoding succinate dehydrogenase/fumarate reductase iron-sulfur subunit, with translation MSLQNEEMDVVLKIKRYSPEKGYWWQEYKLKVDRFTQFTEALRRIKSEQDPTLAYRASCHMAVCGSCGMKINGEPRLACKTLVIDMAKKYGSNVITIEPMDYFKPVKDLIVDLDEFYQRMYKVKPRLYPHKEVLEGNVEQRLKPEDQRELWKFAQCIWCGLCVSACPSVKMDPEFLGPAAHAKGYRFLADPRDTITEERMKILIDSAWRCTYCYMCYNVCPRDIEPVTAIKKTRAYTRLAKEKTSVAQTGEKHIEAIFNSLVESGKLEEAKVYLSTYGLLGSIKDFIYLFQSGKVKYALVKEKPVENISEVRKILSGDNK, from the coding sequence ATGTCTCTACAAAATGAAGAGATGGATGTAGTACTTAAGATAAAGAGATATTCTCCTGAAAAAGGATATTGGTGGCAAGAATATAAATTAAAAGTTGATAGATTTACTCAATTTACCGAGGCTTTAAGAAGAATTAAAAGTGAACAAGATCCTACGCTTGCATACAGAGCATCTTGTCATATGGCAGTTTGCGGAAGTTGTGGAATGAAAATTAATGGAGAACCAAGACTTGCATGTAAAACATTAGTCATTGATATGGCAAAGAAATACGGTTCTAATGTTATCACAATAGAGCCGATGGATTATTTTAAACCAGTTAAAGATCTTATTGTTGATTTAGATGAATTTTATCAAAGAATGTATAAAGTTAAACCTAGACTTTATCCTCATAAGGAAGTTTTAGAAGGTAATGTTGAACAAAGATTAAAACCTGAAGATCAGAGAGAACTTTGGAAATTCGCTCAATGTATATGGTGCGGGCTATGTGTATCAGCTTGTCCGAGTGTTAAAATGGATCCAGAATTTTTAGGTCCTGCTGCTCATGCTAAAGGTTATAGATTCCTAGCCGATCCCAGAGACACGATTACTGAAGAGAGGATGAAGATTCTTATAGATAGTGCATGGCGTTGTACATACTGTTATATGTGCTATAATGTTTGTCCAAGAGATATAGAACCTGTAACAGCTATTAAGAAAACTAGGGCTTATACTAGATTAGCTAAAGAAAAGACGTCAGTAGCACAAACTGGAGAGAAGCATATTGAAGCAATATTTAATTCTCTAGTAGAATCTGGAAAACTAGAAGAGGCTAAGGTTTATCTCAGTACGTATGGATTGCTTGGTTCCATAAAAGATTTCATTTATCTTTTCCAATCTGGTAAAGTTAAGTATGCTTTAGTAAAAGAGAAACCAGTTGAAAATATAAGTGAGGTCAGGAAAATTCTTAGTGGTGATAATAAATGA
- a CDS encoding CoB--CoM heterodisulfide reductase iron-sulfur subunit B family protein: protein MSYAYYPGCATHGLSKDVDIATRKVFETLGLKLEEVKDWNCCGGGFYDEYDEVGHVALNLRNLSIVEKMGYNKMITPCSVCLHSHRLAAYKFKENKDIRKKVEERIKGTSINYSGKANAEHIVWVLVRDIGIQKIKEKVKRPLTGLRVAAYYGCQMLRPEEIMGFEPAFNPHSMEDLISATGAIPVTFPNARSCCGFPLMGSNPNVGIKMAYNVLKSAKDQEADLLVHPCSLCHLQLDSLQLKIKAEFNTNWTLPAIYVTQLLGLAFGFSPDELGISNLAKQVLISKGVV, encoded by the coding sequence ATGAGCTATGCGTATTATCCAGGTTGTGCAACTCATGGGCTTTCTAAAGATGTAGATATCGCAACAAGAAAAGTATTCGAAACCTTAGGGTTAAAGCTAGAAGAAGTGAAAGATTGGAACTGTTGTGGAGGAGGATTCTATGATGAATATGATGAAGTTGGACATGTTGCCTTAAATCTTAGGAATTTATCAATAGTGGAAAAAATGGGATATAATAAAATGATTACTCCTTGTAGTGTTTGTCTTCATAGCCATAGGTTAGCTGCATATAAGTTTAAGGAAAATAAAGATATAAGAAAAAAAGTCGAGGAAAGAATTAAGGGTACTTCAATTAACTATTCTGGAAAAGCTAATGCTGAACATATAGTATGGGTTCTTGTTAGAGATATAGGAATTCAGAAAATCAAGGAAAAAGTAAAAAGACCATTAACTGGATTAAGAGTTGCAGCATATTATGGATGTCAGATGTTAAGACCAGAGGAGATAATGGGTTTTGAACCGGCATTTAATCCTCATAGTATGGAAGATTTGATTTCGGCTACTGGTGCAATTCCAGTAACGTTTCCTAATGCTAGGTCGTGTTGCGGTTTTCCTTTAATGGGTAGTAATCCTAACGTGGGAATAAAAATGGCATATAATGTGCTGAAAAGTGCAAAAGATCAAGAAGCAGACCTTTTAGTTCATCCTTGTAGCTTGTGTCATTTACAGCTAGACTCACTACAACTTAAAATAAAGGCTGAGTTTAATACTAATTGGACTCTTCCTGCAATATATGTAACTCAATTACTAGGTTTAGCGTTCGGTTTTTCACCAGATGAACTAGGTATAAGTAATCTGGCTAAACAAGTTCTAATTTCGAAGGGTGTAGTTTAA
- a CDS encoding vWA domain-containing protein, giving the protein MSEEEGFLRGIDYEDPLVRYRGERISYTLKKLSGRDLQLDENFLIDTYYIHYLPMPIPKTKEDVPKGKEIMYRFIDMMLNSPLVEENRNYSMVNSAVSMALSVSYVQNLIEELERIKRTSQSQEERQMAEQILNGLMKGSGGKQGQKQQQQQDSQQMEKLMKQVNDKALSKAIEDAESVRNLQKIIGGNGAGTGSILNFEGEIHEVLRLARNTEIKKILEFLSGMPRLGSFTKKRTTRFSRGELYGYEEGSDLERIVSSELALPEELFYIKLAESQLLLYQKRIKEVLGPIYLLLDKSGSMDGEKIIWAKAVALALYSRARRENRDFYIRFFDNIPYPLIKVPKNAKSKDVVKMIEYIGKIRGGGGTDISRSVISACEDIKEGHVKGVSEIILLTDGEDKIAETTVRRSLKEANSTLISVMIRGDNADLRRVSDQYLVVYKLDHEDLLKVVEA; this is encoded by the coding sequence ATGAGTGAAGAAGAAGGTTTTTTAAGAGGTATTGATTATGAAGATCCTTTAGTTCGTTATCGTGGTGAAAGAATAAGTTATACATTGAAAAAACTTAGTGGTAGAGATTTACAATTAGATGAGAATTTTTTGATAGATACATATTACATCCATTACTTACCTATGCCTATACCTAAAACAAAGGAGGATGTTCCTAAAGGAAAAGAAATAATGTATAGATTTATAGATATGATGCTAAATTCACCTTTAGTTGAAGAGAATAGGAATTACTCTATGGTTAACTCAGCTGTTAGTATGGCATTATCTGTTAGTTATGTTCAAAATCTAATAGAAGAATTAGAAAGAATAAAGAGAACTTCACAGTCCCAAGAAGAAAGACAAATGGCTGAGCAAATACTTAACGGTCTAATGAAAGGAAGTGGAGGAAAGCAAGGACAAAAACAACAGCAACAACAAGATAGTCAGCAAATGGAGAAACTAATGAAACAAGTTAATGACAAAGCACTAAGCAAAGCAATAGAAGATGCAGAATCAGTTAGAAATTTACAGAAAATAATAGGCGGCAATGGTGCAGGTACGGGTTCGATACTTAATTTTGAAGGAGAAATTCATGAAGTTCTTAGATTAGCTAGAAATACAGAAATAAAGAAAATTCTAGAATTTTTAAGCGGAATGCCCAGATTAGGAAGCTTTACAAAGAAAAGAACTACTAGATTTTCTAGAGGAGAACTTTATGGATACGAGGAAGGCTCGGATCTTGAGAGAATCGTATCTTCTGAATTAGCTTTGCCAGAAGAACTATTCTACATAAAACTTGCGGAATCCCAATTATTATTGTATCAAAAGAGAATAAAAGAAGTATTAGGACCTATTTATTTATTACTAGATAAATCAGGAAGTATGGATGGTGAAAAAATAATATGGGCTAAAGCTGTAGCCTTGGCATTATATAGTAGAGCTAGAAGAGAAAATAGAGATTTCTATATAAGATTCTTTGATAATATACCTTATCCTTTAATTAAAGTTCCTAAAAATGCAAAAAGTAAAGATGTTGTTAAAATGATAGAATATATTGGCAAAATAAGAGGAGGAGGAGGTACTGATATCAGTAGATCTGTAATTTCAGCATGTGAAGATATTAAAGAAGGTCATGTAAAAGGAGTAAGTGAGATAATATTATTAACGGATGGTGAGGATAAAATTGCTGAAACTACAGTAAGAAGGTCTTTGAAAGAGGCTAATTCTACATTAATTAGCGTAATGATAAGAGGAGATAATGCTGATTTGAGAAGAGTCTCAGATCAATATTTAGTAGTATATAAATTAGATCATGAAGACCTTTTGAAGGTAGTAGAAGCATAA
- a CDS encoding AAA family ATPase, with translation MSSNQQLLEYPKKFVELLSAPFIGREEEAKVITLALLSKEHVILIGEPGTAKSALARRAAELLNAKFFMYLLTKYTEPAELFGALDINALKQGIYKRITKDRLPESEIAFLDEIFNANSAILNALLSLLNERVIYDGYNVIKVPLRTLISASNRVPDEPELDALYDRLLLRHYARPVSEDLWKDLINSAWDYEFSNKWIVKEPIMNIKQLDDLYSLIPQVDLSPVKSKLLKLYAMLEEKGIHLTDRRKGKVLKIVSAHAILNGRLKAIEEDLIVLKYIAPKEIDDFEKVSALLSEELKTPIKYMKELNEIYSNIKEASKYVDAANESDPRLIELIRSLRATRDRVMALGKESGDEKVEDFSKEVVKEIDVLLEKVARKLGIYT, from the coding sequence GTGAGTAGTAATCAACAATTATTAGAATATCCTAAAAAGTTTGTTGAATTACTCTCAGCTCCATTCATAGGAAGGGAGGAAGAGGCTAAAGTCATAACACTAGCCCTACTCTCTAAAGAGCACGTGATATTAATTGGAGAACCAGGTACAGCAAAGTCTGCACTAGCAAGAAGAGCTGCTGAATTACTGAACGCCAAGTTCTTTATGTATCTATTAACTAAATATACCGAACCAGCTGAATTATTTGGAGCTTTAGATATAAACGCATTAAAACAAGGCATATATAAAAGAATTACTAAAGATAGACTACCAGAAAGTGAAATAGCATTCCTAGATGAAATATTTAATGCTAATTCAGCTATATTAAATGCCTTATTATCTTTGTTAAATGAAAGAGTAATATATGATGGATATAACGTAATAAAAGTACCATTACGAACATTAATATCAGCAAGTAACAGAGTTCCAGATGAACCGGAGTTAGATGCTTTATATGATAGACTTTTACTAAGACATTACGCGAGACCCGTTAGTGAAGATCTATGGAAAGATCTGATAAACTCTGCATGGGATTATGAGTTCTCTAATAAATGGATAGTTAAAGAGCCAATTATGAATATAAAGCAATTAGATGATTTATACAGTTTAATTCCCCAAGTAGATTTGTCCCCAGTGAAAAGTAAACTATTAAAGTTGTATGCAATGCTAGAAGAAAAAGGAATTCATCTAACAGATAGAAGAAAAGGTAAAGTATTGAAAATAGTTTCTGCTCATGCTATACTTAATGGAAGATTAAAAGCTATTGAAGAAGATTTAATAGTACTAAAGTATATAGCCCCAAAGGAAATAGATGACTTTGAGAAAGTATCAGCACTATTATCAGAAGAGCTAAAGACACCTATTAAATATATGAAAGAGCTGAATGAAATCTACTCAAATATAAAAGAAGCGAGTAAATATGTTGATGCGGCTAATGAGTCTGATCCTAGATTAATTGAGCTAATTAGAAGTTTAAGGGCTACTAGGGACAGAGTGATGGCTTTAGGAAAGGAGAGTGGAGACGAAAAAGTGGAAGATTTTTCAAAGGAAGTTGTTAAAGAAATTGATGTACTATTAGAAAAAGTAGCTAGAAAGCTGGGGATTTATACATGA
- a CDS encoding OB-fold nucleic acid binding domain-containing protein, with translation MGEEKINNLKPGMENVNVTVRVLEATEAKVIQTKNGARTISEAIVGDDTGRVKLTLWGKLAGSIKEGMVVKIDNAWTTAYKGKVQLNAGSKSQISEVNDESFPQADQIPDTTPSAGEYRRPFRGGRRQGRGGRRPRFEEESGEEE, from the coding sequence ATGGGAGAAGAGAAAATAAATAATCTAAAACCAGGAATGGAAAATGTTAATGTAACTGTAAGAGTTTTAGAAGCAACAGAAGCAAAAGTTATACAAACAAAAAATGGTGCTAGGACAATAAGTGAAGCTATAGTTGGTGACGATACTGGTAGGGTAAAACTAACATTATGGGGTAAATTAGCTGGTTCTATAAAGGAGGGAATGGTAGTAAAGATAGACAATGCATGGACTACTGCTTATAAGGGTAAGGTCCAGTTAAATGCTGGTAGCAAATCACAAATTTCAGAAGTAAATGATGAATCTTTTCCGCAAGCGGATCAAATTCCAGATACTACTCCATCAGCTGGAGAGTATAGGAGACCTTTCAGAGGAGGAAGAAGGCAAGGCAGAGGAGGAAGAAGACCAAGATTTGAAGAAGAGAGTGGTGAGGAAGAATGA
- a CDS encoding PqqD family protein, with protein MNFDEVKNLKPQKIGEFLDKSEDGEGYIVKVSEDKVYELAPIAYYVWDLCDGEKTVDQIVTQISQEANLSVEQVRDPILMVLDELKKASLISM; from the coding sequence ATGAATTTTGATGAAGTAAAGAATTTAAAACCACAAAAAATAGGAGAATTCCTAGATAAAAGTGAAGATGGAGAAGGATATATAGTTAAAGTTTCAGAGGATAAGGTTTACGAATTAGCACCTATAGCTTATTATGTTTGGGACTTATGTGATGGAGAAAAAACTGTTGATCAAATCGTAACTCAAATTAGTCAAGAGGCAAACTTATCTGTTGAACAAGTTCGTGACCCTATATTAATGGTTCTAGATGAGTTGAAAAAAGCCTCACTCATAAGTATGTAA